The genomic window GGTCGTGCTCCATCAAGGGATCAAGCGCCAAATCCGGCTCATGTTTCATTCCCTGGGATATTCAGTAACTCGGCTGGTGCGCGTAGCCTACGGCCCGCTCGTCCTCGGCTCGCTCCCCGTCGGCCAATACCGCCTCCTTTCCGGCGCAGAGGCGGAAGAGCTCCGTAGCGCCGCGGCTCCCGCTCCGCCGGCTGCCCGCAGAAGAGCGCGCGCTTGTCCTTTATGAATCCCTCGACCTCAGCCTGGGGGGGGCGCTTTCAAGAGGCGCCCGACGCCCTTCTCAAGCGCTTTTCCGAATCGGTGAGCTTCGATCGGCGCCTCTATCGGCAAGATATTCTTGGGAGCATCGCCCATGCGACCATGCTGTGCGAAGTCGGGCTGCTCAGTATCCAGGAGCGGGAGGAGATCGTGCACGGGCTGCGGGAGATCGAGGAGGAGATCGCGCGGGGAACCTTCCCTTGGTCGACCGACTGGGAAGATCTCCACATGAATATCGAACGCGCCCTGAGTGCGCGCACTCCCGCCGGAGCAAAGCTGCACACGGGCCGGAGTCGGAACGATCAGGTCGTCACGGGCTTGCGGCTCTGGCTCAGGGAAGAGATTGATGCGGACCGCAAGGCGATCCGCGCCGTCCAGCAGGTTCTCATCGATTGGGCGGAGAGAGATTCCGACGTCCTTATCCCGGGGTACACCCACCTGCAGCGTGCGCAGCCCGTTCTCCTCGCTCACCATCTGCTCGCCTACGTCGAGATGCTCTCCCGCGACTCGGAGCGCCTGACCGACGCCCGGCGAAGGGTGGACGTTCTTCCCCTCGGGAGCGGCGCCCTCGCCGGGAGCACTCTTCCTCTCCATCGCCAACGGGTGGCGGAGCTGCTCCACTTTTCTCAAGTCGCTCGCAACTCCATGGACGCGGTGAGCGATCGCGATTTTGTCGTCGAGTACCTCGCTGCTCTCGCCCTGCTGGGAACCCATCTTTCTCGGCTCGCGGAAGACTTGATCCTCTGGTCGACCAGCGAGTTCGGATTCGTGTCGCTTCCGGAAGCGTTTACCACCGGGTCGAGCTTGATGCCCCAAAAACGGAATCCGGACTCGCTGGAGCTGGTCCGCGGGAAGGCCGCCCGGCTCTCCGGCAACCTTATCTCTCTACTCGTTCTGCTCAAGGGACTTCCACTCAGCTACAATCGCGACCTCCAAGAGGACAAGGAGCCCCTTTTCGATAGCGCCGACACCATTTTGGGCTGTCTGCAGATCCTGGCGGCATTGATTCCCGGGATTGTCGTGCATCGAGACCGGTGTGAGCAGGCTGCTTCCGATCCCGCACTGCTTGCCACCGACCTGGTCGATTGGCTCGTCAACCACGGGATCGCTTTTCGCGAGGCCCACCATGCGGTCGGCCGCTTGGTTGTGCGCGCCGAAGCCCAAAGGGTTAGCCTCTCCGAGCTCTCGTCCGAGGAAGTCGCCCCTCTCCACCCCGATCTTCCCGGAGAATGGTCCCGGCTTTGGAATCCACGAGAGGCGATTACCCGGAGGCAGACCGAGGGCTCATCCCGCCCGAGCTTCGTTCAGGCCGAAATCGAGAGATGGCGACGGCAATGGAGCGGAGAGCCCTCGTAGCCGCCGGCCGGCTCCGATGAGGGAAGGCGGGATCAGGAGCGGCCGATGCCCGAAGCCGAGAGAGGAAGAGCCGGACCTCTCTCCCCGGCTCGGCGCTTCCGCCAAACCCAGCCACACCAGCAGACGAAGAGTAGCTCCGCGAGTGCGAAGGCTGCTACGGGACCGATCGCTCCGCTGCCAAAGCCATAGCTGTGCAATCCCTTGCCCAGCACAAAGTTCACTCCATACCAAGCCATGAGGACGCTCAAAAAGCAGACCACCGCGCCGACGGCGAGGCCCAGCTCACCCCACCAGCCGGCGAGCCGGCCATGAAGCAGAGCCAAATAGCAGAGAAGGGCCACCAGAGCCCAGGTTTCCTTCGGATCCCAATCCCAAAATCGTCCCCAGGAGTAATTGGCCCAGACCGCCCCGAGCACGACCCCGGATGCGAGGAAGAAGACGCCGATCTGCAGGCAACGGTAGATGTATTGCGTAAGAATCCGCTCACCTCCATCCGCGCCGGCACCTCGCCGCAACCATCTCCACAGATAGAGGTCGCCCAACCCGAGAGCCAAGCCGAAGGCGGCGTAGCTCAACGTCACGCTCAGAACATGCACGGTCAGCCAAAAGTTGTTCCGGAGGACCGGTACCAGGGGCTGGAGAGAGGGATCGAAAATCAAGGGTTGAGTCTGGACGAAGAGGAGACAGAGGACCGCAATCGGCATTGCCGCCAGCAGGAGATATCGAGAGCGGTAGACCGCTTCGAGCAGGAGCGCAAAGAGGACGACCCCGAAGGCGACCCAGATCACCGACTCGTACATGTTCGTCACCGGAGGCCGCCCGGCCAATACGACCCGGCAGTAGAAGCCGTAGACTTGGAAGAGAAAGCCGGTCAAGGCCAAGCCCCATCCGATGCCGTAGCCGAGCCGACGACCCCATGCGCTGGTCAGGGCGAGGCAGATCGCCGACGCCGCATAACAGATCCACGCCCACCGCCAGGGCTCAAGCTCGTGGTAGGCTTCCTCGAAACGTAGCTTCGAGGCGTCCGGATAGCGGGAGGGATCGAGGCTCCTGATCTCCTCGCCAAGACGGGATGCGGCGGCGCCGGCCTCCGCGCTCTTGCCCGCAAGGAAGGCCGCCCGCATCGCTTCCCAAGCCGCGTCGAGCTTTGCCGTCACCTCGGCGGGATAGACCGCTCTCGCTTCCGGGAGGGAAAGCCAACCCCCCTCTCCCCCCGGCGGCTCCGGAATGATCCGCAAAGCGTGACCGGAAACGATGCGGGAGAAAAGGTCCATGCGTTCCGTCAGGCCGCGCACCGCCCGCTCCAGCTGCGCCTTGGACGAGTCCTCCTCCGCCGCCATTCCCCGGGCGCCGAGGCGGAGAACAAGTGCCCGCAATCCTTGGTTGCGTTGCAATTCCTCGTAGGAGTAGCGCGTGCGAGAGGGCGGAAGACCGAGGGCATCGCGCAGGATCGGCTCGCCGACCAGCAGGATGGGCTCCTTTTCCCATCCCTCGGGAGAGAGCCAGAGCGAGAGCAGCAAGGGGAGCGCACCCATCTTTCCCCCCCGGTCTGGTAGAACGACGCTCTGCTTGCCGGAGAGCAGCAGACAGCTTTCGCCGGCAAAGCTCGTCAGGGGCTTCTTCCTTCCATGATCCTGCACGGCGATCTCCGCAAAACCCCGCTCCCAGGTGGCTTGGGCTTCCCCAAGGGTAGGAAATGCGACCCATAGCGAGAAAAAACAGGCCCAAGGAAGGAAAAGAGCGCGCATCGATTTGCCCCGAGAATAATCTTCCGCTATATAGTACGCAATCTCTCAAAAAGAGAGAGGCTTCTTGCCATGGGCTCTGCTTCCGCCGTCCGCTTCAGGTCTTCCGGTCTTCGTCTCCTGCGACCGGCCTCCCGGTTGCGCGCTCCCGGATCGCGGGCGGAGCGCAGGATCTCCCTTCTCCCATGACCCATTCCTCCTTTTCCTCGATCGAAGAAGCGTTTGAGGATCTCCGCCGGGGCAAGCTCGTGATCGTCGTCGACAACGAGGATCGGGAGAACGAGGGAGACTTCATCGCGTCGGCGGAGCTGTGCACGCCGGAGACGATCAACTTCATGGCGCAACACGGCCGGGGGCTGATTTGCGTTCCCATCACTCCGGAGCGAGCGGACGATCTCAAGCTTCCTTGGATGGTCTCCCCACAGCAGAATACGGCCCTCCAGGGAACCCCCTTTACGGTTTCGGTCGATTATACGATCGGTACCAGCACCGGGATTTCGGCGGCGGACCGTGCCAAGACGGTTCGGGCCCTGGCGGATTTCCATGCCGCGCCGGCCCATTTTTGCCGCCCGGGCCATATCTTTCCTCTCCGTGCGGCCGAGGGAGGAGTGCTTCGGCGCGCCGGCCACACCGAGGCGGCGGTCGATCTTATGCGCTTGGCCGGACTCTTCCCGGCGGGAGTGCTGGTGGAAATTTTGAACTCCGACGGGACGATGGCGCGAGTGCCGGATCTCCAGCGCGTGGCTTCCGAGTTTCATCTCAAGATCGTGACGATCAAAGATTTGATCGCTTATCGGCTGCGAACCGAGTCCCTGGTGGAGAAGGTTGTCACCGTCTCTCTGCCGACCGTCTTCGGCGAGTTTGCTCTGACCGCCTTTCGCGACGTCCTGACCGGGGATGAGCAGTTGGCGCTCACGAAGGGAAGCTGGTCTCCGGAGGAGCCCGTGCTGACTCGCGTCCACTCTCAGTGTCTTACGGGAGATGTCTTTCACTCGTTGCGCTGCGATTGCGGAGAACAGCTCGCCCTCGCCTTGTCGCGGATTGAGCGGCAGGGCAAGGGTATCCTTCTCTATCTGCGCCAAGAAGGCAGGGGCATCGGTCTGCTGAACAAGCTGAAGAGCTACAAGCTGCAGGAGGCAGGGCTCGATACGGTGGAAGCGAATGCAGCCCTGGCTTTCGCCCCGGACAACCGGGATTACGGGATCGGCTGCCAGATTCTCCGCGCGTTGGGGGTTCATCGCCTGCTCCTCTTGACGAACAATCCCGTGAAGCGGATCGGGATCGAAGGCTATGGCCTGGAAATTGTGGAGCGCATCCCTCTCCATGGGGAGCCGAATCATTACAACTGGCGCTACCTGCAAGCGAAAGTGGACAAGCTCGGCCATCTCATCCCCGCCGAGCTTTTCGAAGCCGCATCCCCTGAGGCGAAGCCCGGCGATGGTTGACTCTTTCTCTACGGCCCTTCGCCGGCGGCGGCGGAGCCGTGGAGGCCGCCGGCTGAGCTTGGCACTTCTGCCGGCGCTCCTATTATGGATGGGCGGGCCTCTGCGGCTATCGGCGCGCGATTGCGCACAGCAGGAGTGGATCGTGATCAGCGGCGGTCCCGCACTTCGATTTTTCGAGCACGGCAAAGCCGATTCTCATGACAAGTACTGGGGCAACTTCATCCGCGCCGCTGTCGCCCGACTCGAGCAACTGGAGCTACAAGCGGACGGGAAGCCTGGCATCACGCTTACGTGGCTCGTCTATCGACCCGCCTATGCCTCTCGCGGTCGGGAGGAGAAGCTCGACATCCTTTCTGATATCGTTAGCCAGGCAAATGCGCTGAAGATCCCTCTGCTCTGGTTCGATACCACCGAACAGCTGATCAACTATCTCAACGCGGGACATGATCGGAAGGTCATGCCCATCGGCGGCTTCGATTACTTCGGGCATTCGAATCGAGCCTGCCTGATGTTCGACTATAGCACCTACTTTGACAACATGTCGAAGGAGTGCCTCCATGAAAAGGATTTGCGTCAGATCGAACGGAAGGCGTTTCTCCGGCGGGCCGTAGTCAAGAGCTGGGGCTGCCATTCCGGGGAGGATTTCGCGCAATGGTGGAAGCGCCGGCTCGGGGTTCCCATGGTCGGCGCTGTCGGACGAACGGACTATGCCACCGCCAGCCTCCCCTATCTCTCCAAGGGGGCGAAGTGGACGCAATAGCCGGCAGGTCTTGCAAGCTTTCCGCGGCGGCGAGCTTGGCCTGCTGCCTCTGTGTCCTTGTCTCCGTCCATGGCGAGGAGCTGGCCTCGCCAGAGGGCTCGTCGCTTCCCGCAGCGAGTCCCAACGGGGCTCCGTCTGTGGCGGCTGCGGAGCCGCCTGTTGCCCCCGCTCAGCCTGCTTTGGCGCCCCCGCAGCAAGCCCCGGAGCCATTCATTCCCCCGCCAGGCATCCAGGTCGAGGAGTTTATCGGACACCGGTCATTCGACAAGGATGGGAGCGGGTGGGGTTGGGTGAGGCGGGCCAATGAGCCCTGGTCTGCGGCCAAGTGGGTCGTGTTGGAGGAGACTCCTGGAGGCGTAGTGGCTCCCTGGCGGCTACTCAATAAAAAGCGGACGGCCGACAACGATGTCGAGTATCGTCTCCGTGGCTATCTTGCTCCCTTTACCGCCTATGATCCTCATACCGACGAGTTTCTCGCGGTCTTCGTTCCCGAACGGGTAGAACCGATCGGTCCAGCCGCAGCACCTCCGGAGCACCCTGGCGCTCCCTCCCATCGAGTGCGGGTCCCGGACTCTACCTCCCCGGTAAACGTGGAGGATCCGAACATTCAGGCTCCCCCGGCCTTGCGGTGATCCCCCGGCCGGCTCACCGGCTCCTCCCCTCTCCCGGCTCCTCTTTCTGGCTCCAGCTTCCATCCGGCTTCTGGACGAGTTCTCCGGGGAAAGCATCGTCTCTCCACCGCTTCCCGTAGAGTATCTCCACCCCAGAAAGGCTTTCTCCAATCTTTTTCGCCTCGTGTGCGTAGAGGAGATAGCGAGATCGATTCTCCGCCTCGACGATCCGATGGACATAGGAACGATAGCCCGCATCCTTCGGTTCGGTGACGATTTGGAGGTAGCCGTTTCTCGTCTCTCCGATGACGCGGGCATTCTTTAACGCTTGCACCTCGCCCATGCGCATCCGCCTTCGCTGCTGCAGGTCACCGACGGACGTCGCCGTTCCGGATTGCAGCGGCGGGCTCCGGATCTCCGTATCGAGGTCGACATCGAAGAGGAGGGGCTCGGGGGATTGAAGACGGAGCGGGGCGCAGGCTCCCAATCCGGAAAAAAGGGAAAGTGCGGAGAGCAGGTGGCAAAGCCGCGCCGGGCGGGTCTGCGTGCGACGCGGCCGAACAGGTCCTACCTTGCTTCGCGAAGGAGAAATCGATGTCGTAGTCGGCTCCACAGGTGGACGAATGCCGGAGAGAAACGTCCCGGAGCCGCCTGCAGCTCCTCTTCGAGCGCCGTGATCGCGAGGAAGCGGCCCTCGGAGATCTCTTCCGGATCCAGGACGAAGGGCCCATCGCATTGTCCCTGGTAGACCCAGATGAACTCGTTTCCGGTCTCCTGCCCGGCGGCGAGCTTGCCGACCGGCCGAAGGGGAATCGGCTCGGCAAGGCCGAGCTCCTCGGT from Methylacidimicrobium sp. B4 includes these protein-coding regions:
- a CDS encoding NUDIX domain-containing protein produces the protein MNDLPEIFDVVDLNDRVVDQQPRSLVHRLGLRHRAVHTLLFNTHGELFLQKRSHSKDLNPGLWDSSCSGHLHAGEAYEKAAWRELTEELGLAEPIPLRPVGKLAAGQETGNEFIWVYQGQCDGPFVLDPEEISEGRFLAITALEEELQAAPGRFSPAFVHLWSRLRHRFLLREAR
- a CDS encoding bifunctional 3,4-dihydroxy-2-butanone-4-phosphate synthase/GTP cyclohydrolase II codes for the protein MTHSSFSSIEEAFEDLRRGKLVIVVDNEDRENEGDFIASAELCTPETINFMAQHGRGLICVPITPERADDLKLPWMVSPQQNTALQGTPFTVSVDYTIGTSTGISAADRAKTVRALADFHAAPAHFCRPGHIFPLRAAEGGVLRRAGHTEAAVDLMRLAGLFPAGVLVEILNSDGTMARVPDLQRVASEFHLKIVTIKDLIAYRLRTESLVEKVVTVSLPTVFGEFALTAFRDVLTGDEQLALTKGSWSPEEPVLTRVHSQCLTGDVFHSLRCDCGEQLALALSRIERQGKGILLYLRQEGRGIGLLNKLKSYKLQEAGLDTVEANAALAFAPDNRDYGIGCQILRALGVHRLLLLTNNPVKRIGIEGYGLEIVERIPLHGEPNHYNWRYLQAKVDKLGHLIPAELFEAASPEAKPGDG
- the argH gene encoding argininosuccinate lyase translates to MNPSTSAWGGRFQEAPDALLKRFSESVSFDRRLYRQDILGSIAHATMLCEVGLLSIQEREEIVHGLREIEEEIARGTFPWSTDWEDLHMNIERALSARTPAGAKLHTGRSRNDQVVTGLRLWLREEIDADRKAIRAVQQVLIDWAERDSDVLIPGYTHLQRAQPVLLAHHLLAYVEMLSRDSERLTDARRRVDVLPLGSGALAGSTLPLHRQRVAELLHFSQVARNSMDAVSDRDFVVEYLAALALLGTHLSRLAEDLILWSTSEFGFVSLPEAFTTGSSLMPQKRNPDSLELVRGKAARLSGNLISLLVLLKGLPLSYNRDLQEDKEPLFDSADTILGCLQILAALIPGIVVHRDRCEQAASDPALLATDLVDWLVNHGIAFREAHHAVGRLVVRAEAQRVSLSELSSEEVAPLHPDLPGEWSRLWNPREAITRRQTEGSSRPSFVQAEIERWRRQWSGEPS
- a CDS encoding cytochrome c biogenesis protein, with the protein product MRALFLPWACFFSLWVAFPTLGEAQATWERGFAEIAVQDHGRKKPLTSFAGESCLLLSGKQSVVLPDRGGKMGALPLLLSLWLSPEGWEKEPILLVGEPILRDALGLPPSRTRYSYEELQRNQGLRALVLRLGARGMAAEEDSSKAQLERAVRGLTERMDLFSRIVSGHALRIIPEPPGGEGGWLSLPEARAVYPAEVTAKLDAAWEAMRAAFLAGKSAEAGAAASRLGEEIRSLDPSRYPDASKLRFEEAYHELEPWRWAWICYAASAICLALTSAWGRRLGYGIGWGLALTGFLFQVYGFYCRVVLAGRPPVTNMYESVIWVAFGVVLFALLLEAVYRSRYLLLAAMPIAVLCLLFVQTQPLIFDPSLQPLVPVLRNNFWLTVHVLSVTLSYAAFGLALGLGDLYLWRWLRRGAGADGGERILTQYIYRCLQIGVFFLASGVVLGAVWANYSWGRFWDWDPKETWALVALLCYLALLHGRLAGWWGELGLAVGAVVCFLSVLMAWYGVNFVLGKGLHSYGFGSGAIGPVAAFALAELLFVCWCGWVWRKRRAGERGPALPLSASGIGRS
- a CDS encoding DUF1318 domain-containing protein; the protein is MGEVQALKNARVIGETRNGYLQIVTEPKDAGYRSYVHRIVEAENRSRYLLYAHEAKKIGESLSGVEILYGKRWRDDAFPGELVQKPDGSWSQKEEPGEGRSR